Proteins from a single region of Hordeum vulgare subsp. vulgare chromosome 6H, MorexV3_pseudomolecules_assembly, whole genome shotgun sequence:
- the LOC123404097 gene encoding UPF0481 protein At3g47200-like: MASRRRVEESVWVADVDAALSDHDPSREAAQWQWHCIYRVPACIKHLNLKAYQPQVVSLGPFHHGEPHLLPMDIHKRRSLLHLLRRARKPLSEFVVAVAGVAEQLEGAYQGLADDWRRGLNLEEERRERFLEMMVTDGCFLLEVMRTASGFEVNDYAPNDPVFSSHGLLYTVPYIRRDMIMIENQLPLLVLHKLLAVETGKDGNEDLINRMVQRFLSPAAWPPATGVGLALHPLDILRRSLLYGPTQTAAPAPPDHSVPDDTIRSAEELYEAGVRFKRSRTSSLLDISFHRGVLRLPAILVDDTTEYMLLNLMAFERLHAGAGNEVTAYVFFMDNMIDTAEDVALLTCRRIVHNTVGSDKAVAKLFNGMSRDVVLEPHSALDDVHRQVNAYCRKRWNRWRANLVHTYFKSPWSFLSLAAAVFLLVMTIMQTVYTVLPFYQGATTS, from the exons ATGGCATCTCGCCGGAGGGTCGAGGAGAGCGTGTGGGTGGCGGACGTGGATGCGGCCCTGAGCGACCATGACCCGTCGAGGGAGGCGGCGCAGTGGCAGTGGCACTGCATCTACCGCGTGCCAGCGTGCATCAAGCACCTGAATCTCAAGGCCTACCAGCCGCAGGTGGTGTCCCTGGGCCCTTTCCACCACGGCGAGCCGCACCTGCTCCCCATGGACATTCACAAGCGCCGCTCGCTCCTCCACTTGCTCCGTCGCGCGCGCAAGCCGCTGTCGGAGTTCGTAGTGGCCGTGGCCGGCGTGGCGGAGCAGCTGGAGGGCGCGTACCagggcctcgccgacgactggCGACGCGGCCTCAACctcgaggaggagaggagggagaggttccTCGAGATGATGGTCACCGACGGGTGCTTCCTGCTGGAGGTGATGAGGACGGCGTCCGGTTTCGAGGTGAACGACTACGCGCCCAACGACCCCGTCTTCAGCAGCCACGGCCTGCTCTACACCGTGCCCTACATCCGCCGCGACATGATCATGATCGAGAACCAGCTGCCGCTCCTCGTCCTCCACAAGCTCCTCGCCGTCGAGACCGGCAAAGATGGG aacgaggacttgatcaaccggaTGGTGCAGAGGTTTCTATCCCCGGCTGCTTGGCCTCCGGCGACCGGCGTCGGACTGGCGCTCCACCCGCTGGACATTCTCCGCCGGAGCCTGCTCTACGGCCCCACGCAGACGGCTGCCCCCGCGCCTCCGGATCACTCGGTCCCGGACGACACCATCCGGTCCGCTGAGGAGCTCTACGAGGCGGGCGTTCGGTTCAAGCGGAGCCGGACGAGCAGCCTCCTCGACATCAGCTTCCATCGTGGCGTGCTCCGCCTGCCGGCCATCTTGGTCGACGACACCACGGAGTACATGCTCCTGAACCTGATGGCGTTCGAGCGGTTGCACGCCGGCGCCGGCAACGAGGTGACCGCCTACGTCTTCTTCATGGACAACATGATCGACACGGCCGAGGACGTGGCGCTGCTGACCTGCAGGCGTATCGTCCACAACACTGTGGGCAGTGACAAGGCGGTGGCGAAGCTGTTCAACGGGATGTCGAGGGACGTGGTGCTGGAGCCGCACAGCGCGCTGGATGACGTGCACCGGCAGGTGAACGCCTACTGTCGGAAGAGATGGAACCGCTGGCGCGCCAATCTGGTGCACACCTACTTCAAGAGCCCCTGGTCGTtcctctccctcgccgccgcTGTCTTCCTCCTCGTCATGACCATCATGCAGACCGTCTACACGGTGCTACCGTTCTACCAAGGCGCCACCACCAGCTAG
- the LOC123403711 gene encoding monothiol glutaredoxin-S6-like, protein MSLIRIAFSLVLLLAVAESAAATRSPSAFVQNAIYSNRITIFSKSYCPYCMRAKGIFKDLNENPYVVELDLREDGREIQGVLLDLVGRNTVPQVFVNGHHVGGSDDTKSALSNGQLKKLLGKIQSQ, encoded by the exons ATGTCTCTAATCCGAATAGCTTTTTCTttggtcctcctcctcgccgtggcGGAGTCCGCGGCGGCGACGCGCTCACCGTCGGCCTTCGTACAGAACGCCATCTACTCCAACCGCATCACCATCTTCTCCAAATCCTACTGCCC GTACTGTATGCGTGCTAAGGGAATATTTAAAGACCTCAATGAAAATCCTTACGTTGTTGAACTTGATCTCCGAG AGGATGGCCGAGAAATTCAAGGTGTTCTTCTAGACCTAGTTGGGCGCAATACTGTGCCACAGGTGTTTGTAAATGGCCATCACGTTGGTGGCTCAGACG ATACGAAAAGTGCTCTTTCGAATGGACAGCTTAAAAAACTGCTTGGTAAGATTCAGTCGCAGTGA